One Pseudoalteromonas rubra genomic window, CTGACTAACAAAGAGGTTATTGATTTGCTGGATGCTGCGGGGATCCGTGTCAGCGGAGGATCTGCCTGTAGTTCAGGCTCAAGCCGCAGTTTTGTATTGGATGCAATGAATGTCCCGGACTGGCAAAGTGAAAATGCCATTCGGCTGTCGTTTGGCCCGGCCGATAGTGAAGCACAGATCCGCCAGGCATGTGAGGCATTAAAGCGTCTTCAGCCGATCCTGGAGAACAATTGTCTGGTGGTCTCAGACAGTACGGCACCGGAGCAGGAAGCCTGCGCAGTGGGTTTAACTCAGCTACGCCATCAGGGAGCCTGTTGCTGGCTATATGTCACACCTGATAAACAGGCTGTTATTGTGGACCCCGTACCTGAGTTAGTTCCTCGTTTACAACGATTGCTGGATAAGCAGGGCCTGGCTTGTAGGGCATTGTTGAAAACGCATCTGAGTGAGCAAGCAAGCGATGCTGTGAATTTGTTGTCTCATAACCTGATTGAAGACAAGGTGTTGGATGACTTTGGCTGGCCTGTTGAAGGCACGATCGGTTTGTTGCAAGACTCCCTGATACAGCTGCCGGGTGCTGAAAGAGAACCGGAAAATCGCTGCTATCTATTGATGCAGGGCGACGATGTATCTGTCTGTTTTGCGGGAAAGCTGTTACTGCCTCAGGGGCTTGGTGACAGCCAGGGAGAGACAGCATGTGCCGCTTCGATGGCTGAAACGCTGTTGCGGCTCAATGAAATACTGGATGACAATAGTTTGATCTGTAGTGCACTGGATTATCAACAATGCTTTGCGATTAACTGGCATGCACAAGTACAGGCTAGCCCGTTACTGGGCCGCCTGCTTAATGGTGCCTGTTCAACCGATGAGTTTGTTGAGCAAAAAGTCAGCATAGACAGTGACTCCAGCACATTCAGAGAGCGCTTCCTAGGGGCGCTGATGGACTCGGCTGTGCCTGCGGTGAAAGCACTGAACAGAACTGCCGCAGAAGAGTGGTTGCAATGTCATGAGGGCATGATCATTGATTGCCGGGAACCGTATGAGTCCGATGTCTCACGCCGAGGGATCACTGAGTTGTTCGGTAACCTGGCGGTTGGCCGGGTGCTGAATATTCCACTAAGCAGAATGACGGACGTATTGCGAAATGGGGCGCTTGACTCATCGCAGCATTACCTGTTGGTGTGTCGTACCGGTAATCGTTCGATGCAGGCTGGTAATACACTGGCTATGCTTGGGTTTGATCGGGTCGCGAACCTGGCAGGTGGACTGGCGTTAAATTAGCACGCTGAAGCCCCGGTCATGCCGGGGCTAAGTCTTTATTGTGGCGCCGGGCCTGTACTTTCTCGTACTACCATATTAGGCGTAAAAGTCGTGGTGATGTCTTTGTCCTGATTTCGACTGCCACGGGTTTTAGAGAAAAGCAGCCTTGCAGCATGCTCGGAAATCACATCATTGGCCTGATGTGCCGTGGTAAGTTTTGGCCAGGTCTGACGCGAGAACGGGGAGTCCTCGAACCCGGAAATAGAAAGCTGCGCCGGGATCTCAATGTTCATTAGACGAGCCGCAAATAACGCACCAGCTGCCACTTCATCGTTACCGCCTAAGATCGCGGTGATCTTTTTCGGGTTACCATCTTTAAGTAGTGCCTTAGCACCCTTAACACCAGATTCGAACGAATAAGTGCCCTTGTGTATGAAGTCTTCATTAAAGGCAATCTGATGATCTGACAGCGCTTGCTTATAGCCTGCCAAGCGTTCTGTGGTCGATTTGTGTTCTTCATCACCGCAGACAAACGCAATGTGTTTATGTCCCAGCGAAAGCAGGTGCTCTGTAATTTCGTAAGCGGCCGCAAAATCGTCTACATAGATACAGTTTTTCGATTTTTCTTCTTCGTCTTCATTGTGACCCGATAAGAGTCGTACATAGCTGACGCCGAGCTCATCCAGCATATCAATGATGGGCTGTTGTTCTGATAGCGGGGGTGTCAGAACGAGGCCCGCAAGTCGAGAGCGCTTAATCATAGTTGCGATTTCAGCTTGCATATCTTTTTGCTGTGCATTGCAAGGGTGGATCACCAGCTCATAGCCTTCTTCTTTACAGCGCGAAAGTACCCCGTTTTGCATATCTATGATGTAGTAGGCATTTGGGTTGTCATAAACCAATCCTATGGCAAACGATGACGTGCCTGCCAGGTTACGTGCGGCAGTATTGGGTTGATAATTGAGCTCTTTTACGGCTTGCATTACCTGGTCATAGGTTTTTTTGCGTACCGATGGTTCCTTGTTAATCACGCGCGATACGGTTTTCATCGACACGCCTGCATGTTTTGCTACATCGTTGATGGTTACTTTCATCTTGTTTTTCTTCTGTGAGAGAAGGTGGTACTATATTGTGTACAAGTGCTTAACCATGCACTTTATAGCGCGATCATTGCGCATTCCTGATGACTAGCACTCAGGTTTTCACTCGGTATAGTCCGTGCCTTGATTTCATAAAATGATCATTTGTTGTTTCTAGTCTATCCAATTTGCTCTTAAATTAGCAGCAAAAATTCTACCAAATAAATTAATGATACCGGTGTCAAAAAGTCAAAATTGGGGTATTATGCGCAATGTAAAATTGAGAATTAGCTATTTGACAGCGTTGTCATTTTAACTTATGTTTAACGCAATACACCGTTTAACACTTGTGATAAATACAATTTTTATTGTTTTAAAAACGCATCGTCACTAGGGGAATTAATATGAGTTGCCGTACACAACTATCGAGTTGGCAGGCTTTAACAACAGCATCAGAACAACTGAAGACACAACATTTAAAATCTTTGTTTGAGCAAGATGCAACGAGATTTGACCTGTTTTCTCGTCAGATCCCGGGCTTGTTGTTTGACTTTTCTAAGCAACTCATCGACAAAGACACATTCGGACAGTTGATTAATCTGGCTGAACAATGTGATTTGGCTCAGTGGCGCGACAAGTTGTTTGCTGGTGAAAAGATAAATATCACCGAAGACCGAGCGGTGTTGCATGTTGCTTTGCGTAACCGTGGTAATACGCCGATTTATGTTGATGGCGAAAACGTCATGGACCAGGTCAATGCAGAGCTTGAAAAGCTTAAAGTATTCAGTCATAAAGTGCGCAGTGGCGACTGGCTGGGCTATACGGGCAAAGCAGTTAAAGATGTTGTCGCCATTGGTGTAGGGGGGTCTAACCTTGGCCCACAGATGGTGACTGAGGCACTGAGCTCTTATGCAGACGACACCCTCAATGTACATTATGTTTCTAATGTTGATGGTGTTCAGCTAGCGCATGTATTAGACAAGGTATCTCCAGAAACTACCCTGTTTGTGATTTCGTCAAAAACCTTTACTACCTCAGAAACCATGACAAACGCACGCTCGTCTGTCGCCTGGTTCCTCGAGTCTGCTCAAAACGAAGCCGAAATCGCTAAACACTTTGTTGCTGTAAGTACTAATCTTGAGAAAACGCGTGCCTTTGGTATCGCAGACGAAAATGTATTTACCATGTGGGACTGGGTAGGCGGACGCTTCTCTTTGTGGAGCGCAATTGGCTTACCTATTGCCCTGTATTTGGGTTATGACAAGTTCGAAGCCATTTTAGAAGGTGCTTACGAGATTGATGAGCACTTTAAAAATGCTTCATTTGAGCAGAATATTCCGTTGATCATGGCGCTGCTGAGTGTTTGGAACACCAGTTTCCTGGGTTATCAGTCGCAAGCCATTTTGCCTTACGATCAGGCACTGCATATGCTTCCGGCTTACCTGCAACAGGGTGAAATGGAAAGTAACGGTAAGCATGTTACCTTTGCGGGTCAAACGGTTCCGTATACCACTGTACCGCTTATTTGGGGCATGACGGGCATTAACGGCCAGCACGCATTTTATCAGTGTTTGCACCAGGGGAATGTCATTGTTCCTGCCGATTTTATTGCGTCTGTTAAACCGCAGCGCGATGTGGCCAAACATCACGACATTTTGTTGTCTAACTTTTTCGCCCAAACAGAAGCCCTGATGGCTGGGGTAAATGAGCAACAGGTGCGCAGTGATTTAGCTGCGAAAGGCAAGTCAGAAGCAGAAATTGAGCGTTTGCTGCCACATAAAATTCATGAAGGTAACAGACCAACGACGTCAATGATTTTGGACGAAGTTGATGCCAAAGCGGTTGGCCGTCTTATCGCCTTGTATGAGCATAAAATCTTTTGTCAGGGTATTATCCTTGAGGTTTGTTCATTTGATCAGTGGGGTGTTGAGCTGGGCAAAGGGCTGGCAAGCGCCATTGAATCAGAACTTACGCAGGATAACGTTGAACACGCACACGATAGCTCTACAGCCGGGTTAATCGCGTATTACAAACAAAACAGATAATTGCCGATAAGCAAAGTGCTTGTCGGGTGCCTGGTTGCATCCTGGCACCGATGAAAAGAATACCTTTGAACGGGTAGCGCTGGAGTGCTTAGGGCCTGTATTTTTGTGAGAGGAATTACAGTGCCCCTAAGGCTCATTTTTTCAAATTTATTTGCCTTGTCATAACCTGTAAGTGACAGGTGAGTAAACTGGCTATAACAGAGCCAACAAGCAGTGGCGGAACAGACTCTTACTGGGGATGTATGGCGTAGTCGTAACGACTAAGTACATACACAGATCAGACGGGCGAGCCATCACCATCCCTTACCGCACTGCGGCACAGCACCATGGTATCATTGTGTGGTGCAAACGAATTCAATTCCAGCAAGAAAGTAGAGTTTGCTAGTCTGAATGCAGATTGGAAAACGGTTTTAACTAACGAGCGTGTGATGCACTCAGGTGCGACGCGCCTAACCTTGTGAGACATAATTATGCTTAATCCTTTTGATATCGTAATTTTTGGTGGGGGCGGCGACTTAGCGTTACGAAAGTTGTTACCTGCAATGTATCGTGCGTATCAAGAAGGTAATTTACCTGAAGGCTCACGCGTACTCCCTACCGTCCGGGCACAAGAACAAAGAGAACAATACATTGCCACGGCAGAGCAGGCACTTAAGTCGCACCTTAGCGAAGGTGAGTTTAACGCAAAAGACTGGCAGGCTTTTGCCCAATTTTTGCTACCTGTCGTGGTGAATGTGACTGAGGCTGATGACAACTGGGACGTACTAAAAGACATTCTGGATGCTGATGGCGAAGAAAAATCACGCGTCTTTTACTTATCTTTACCGCCTGCTGTGTACGGTACTTGTTGTGAGTTACTATCGCAAAAGAACCTGATCACGGAAAATTCCCGTGTGGTAGTTGAAAAACCGATTGGCTATTGTGGTAAATCGGCTGAGGAAATTAACGGGAAAATTGCACAATTCTTCGAAGAAAATCAAATTTTCCGTATTGACCACTACTTAGGCAAAGAAACCGTGCAGAACCTGATGGCACTGCGTTTTGCGAACGCTTTGTTTGAAAATCTGTGGGATGCCAAATCAATCGACAACATCCAAATTAGTATCTCTGAAACGGTGGGCCTTGAGAGTCGTGCTGGCTTTTACGACAAGGCCGGTGCACTGCGCGATATGGTTCAGAATCACTTGTTGCAGTTACTATGCCTGGTAGCGATGGAATCCCCGTCAAAACTCAATGCCAATAGTATTCGTGCTGAAAAGCTGAAAGTGCTTGAAGCGTTACGCCCATTGGTTGGTGAGGACGTGGATGACAATGTTGTTCGTGGCCAATACGTGCCGGGCGACCTGAACGGTAAACTGGTACCCGGTTACCTGGAAGAGCTCGGTGAAGGGTCAAGTAAGACAGAAACGTTTGTAGCCATTAAAGCGCATATCGATAACTGGCGCTGGGCTGGTGTGCCATTTTACCTGAGAACGGGTAAACGTATGAAAAAGCGCTGTGCAGAAATCGTGGTTGAATATAAGCCTGTTTCTCATAACGTATACGACCCGAGCGTTGGTCCAATTCAGCCAAACCGCCTTGAAATCCGATTACAACCAGAAGAAAGTATTCAGCTGACGCTGATGTCTAAACGTCTTGATAACCTTGAAATGCAGTTGCAACCAGTGACGCTGAACATTGAGCTGAGTCAACAGTACAGCAAAGGTTTCCACTCGGATGCGTACAAGCGCTTGATGCTGGATGCAGCGGCGAATAACCCGGCATTGTTCATCCATCGTGATGAAGTAAGACAAGCCTGGAAGTGGATCGACCCGATCGTTGCACGCTGGCAGGAAAAAGGCACACCTTCGCTTTACCGCGCGGGGTCATGGGGGCCGGAAGCTGCTGATGAGCTGCTGGAAGAAAATAATCACGCCTGGTTTAACGTAGGAGAAAAATCATAATGGCACAACTGACCGAAGCGTTTTTTGATAGCAAAGAAGCGATGACCGCAAAGCTGGCTGAGTTGTTGAGTAGCACTGTAAGCCAGGCGATTGAAGTGGATGGTCGTGCCTCTATGCTGGTATCTGGTGGCTCGTCACCAGCACCTGCCTACAAGCACCTGTCTAATTTATCTCTGTCCTGGGATAACGTGACTGTGGCCATGGTTGATGAGCGTTGGGTTGACGCAGACCATGAAAAGTCTAATGAAGCGTTCATTAATTCGACCTTATTGCAAAACGAAGCGAGTAAAGCCGCATTTGTGACGATGAAAAATGCTGAGGCAACAGCTATTGCAGGCCAGGCACAGTGCGAGCGTGCCTATGCTGAACTAAAAGCGCCATTTGACATTACCATTCTGGGCATGGGTCCTGATGGGCACACTGCATCTTTGTTCCCGCATGCCGAGGGACTGGAGCAGGCATTGCAAACCTCTGAGCTGGTGTGCGCTATCAATGCTAAGCAAAGTGAAGTGACGGGCAGCATTACAGAGCGTATGAGCCTGACCTTGTCTGGTATTGTCAATACTAAGCACGCTGTCTTGCTGATCAGTGGAGATGCAAAGCGCGCTGTTTACGAAGAAGCCAAGCAGCCAGGCTCCGAACTCGATATCCCGCTGCGTGCTGTGTTAAATCACCCAGAGCTGAAGCTCAGTGTGTTCTGGTGCCCTTAAAAAGCACTCAGTAATACATGTATAAAAAGCACGCTCTGGAGCGTGCTTTTTTAATGTCTGGATATCCATGAAGGCTAAATTACCTGAAAGCGGTTGCTCAGAAGAGGTGTTATGGATATGAAAAGAGAGGCGGTGTCGCCTCTCTGTAGGTCAATTTAGGATTGTTTTTTGTTACAGGGAATTGATAAACACCAGAGCGATAGCCAGCGGGCAGACAAACTTGATGTACCAGGGCCAAATGCGCCAAAACAGCGATGAAGCAACTTCTGGGTGGCCAGTCTTGATTTCTTTGAGTAGCTTCTGACGATGCCAGATCCAGCCTACAAAGATACAGCACAACATGCCAAGTAAGGGCTGACCAAACTGCGTGGTGAGTTTCACAACCAGACCAAATAGGGTCGAGAAGTTGAGAATAATCGTCACGCTCACTGTTGCGATGATCCCACCAATGATCCAGGTCGCCTGCGTTCTGGCCAGAGCGAATTTTTCAACCGCGTAGGATACCGGTGCTTCGAGCATGGAAATGGAGCTGGTTAGTGCAGCGATGCTCATCAGTGCAAAGAAGGCAAACCCGACAAACACACCTACGCTACCCATGCCTTCAAATAAGGCTGGCAAAACCTGGAAAACCAAAGTGTCTTCTGATAACAACTGCCCGGTTGGTGAGAAGATCTCGACGCCCTGAGCTTGTGCTACGTACATCGCTGGAATGATCAGCAGGCCGGCAACAAAGGCAATGAACACATCGATTAAGGTGACATATGCACCCAGTGACACGAGGTTTTCTTGCTTGCTGATATATGAGCCATAAATGATCATCACACTGGTACCCAGTGACAAAGAGAAGAAAGCCTGACCGAGTGCGCTAACCAATAGAGCTGGATCCAGCAAAGAGGAGAAATCAGGAACCAGATAGGCTTTTAAGCCAGTTGTAGCACCATCCTGAGTCAGTACATAGGCAATTAATGAGAACAGAATGAGCAGCAGCGCTGGCATTAGGCGCTTGGACCACTTTTCTATGCCATTTTCGACGCCTTTACTGATAATGGAGATAGTCAGGGCGACAAAGGCAAGCGTGAAACTGAGATCTCTCAGCAGAGATTGCTCTGAAAGCCACTGTGCCGCGCCTGTTGCACCGACTGTGTTAGCTACGGGCTCAAAGGTGGCACTTAACATCCAACCTGCCACAATGGCGTAGAAACTCAAAATCAGTCCGGCACAAATTATGCCGCCAAAACCGACGAAAAACGCAAACTTTTTTTGCACCGGGTTATTACCCAGCTTTTGCAGTGAAGACACGGCATTAGCCTGACCGTGGCGACCGATAACCAGCTCAGCCATCAGTGCGGGATAAGCCAGACAGAACGCCAGGATCAAATACATTAATACAAAAGCGGCACCACCATTACTGGCGGTTT contains:
- a CDS encoding aminotransferase class V-fold PLP-dependent enzyme, whose product is MIQSEQDQLIYLDANATTPVLPEIAKVVVHTMQVCFGNPSSAHITGVQAKHLMEEARNKGREVIGATSGELLFTSGATEGIQTAIVSALSDYVQRADKAYEKPVLMYGATEHKAVPNTLKHWNRLLGLDAQILEIPVDSKGILDLDFIAEHVEQAVMVCTMAANNETGIKQDLLRLEQVIREGNVKTAWMVDCVQALGKLPLQLSQTTIDYAPFSGHKLYAPKGIGFLYIRSGSPYTPFIAGGGQESGMRSGTENIPGIAALSTLFDMLLDKENSPFNPVEQLEKHRSMLAEAIETTFKQVTFHHDFALSVPTTLNFSVDHLTNKEVIDLLDAAGIRVSGGSACSSGSSRSFVLDAMNVPDWQSENAIRLSFGPADSEAQIRQACEALKRLQPILENNCLVVSDSTAPEQEACAVGLTQLRHQGACCWLYVTPDKQAVIVDPVPELVPRLQRLLDKQGLACRALLKTHLSEQASDAVNLLSHNLIEDKVLDDFGWPVEGTIGLLQDSLIQLPGAEREPENRCYLLMQGDDVSVCFAGKLLLPQGLGDSQGETACAASMAETLLRLNEILDDNSLICSALDYQQCFAINWHAQVQASPLLGRLLNGACSTDEFVEQKVSIDSDSSTFRERFLGALMDSAVPAVKALNRTAAEEWLQCHEGMIIDCREPYESDVSRRGITELFGNLAVGRVLNIPLSRMTDVLRNGALDSSQHYLLVCRTGNRSMQAGNTLAMLGFDRVANLAGGLALN
- a CDS encoding LacI family DNA-binding transcriptional regulator, whose amino-acid sequence is MKVTINDVAKHAGVSMKTVSRVINKEPSVRKKTYDQVMQAVKELNYQPNTAARNLAGTSSFAIGLVYDNPNAYYIIDMQNGVLSRCKEEGYELVIHPCNAQQKDMQAEIATMIKRSRLAGLVLTPPLSEQQPIIDMLDELGVSYVRLLSGHNEDEEEKSKNCIYVDDFAAAYEITEHLLSLGHKHIAFVCGDEEHKSTTERLAGYKQALSDHQIAFNEDFIHKGTYSFESGVKGAKALLKDGNPKKITAILGGNDEVAAGALFAARLMNIEIPAQLSISGFEDSPFSRQTWPKLTTAHQANDVISEHAARLLFSKTRGSRNQDKDITTTFTPNMVVRESTGPAPQ
- the pgi gene encoding glucose-6-phosphate isomerase: MSCRTQLSSWQALTTASEQLKTQHLKSLFEQDATRFDLFSRQIPGLLFDFSKQLIDKDTFGQLINLAEQCDLAQWRDKLFAGEKINITEDRAVLHVALRNRGNTPIYVDGENVMDQVNAELEKLKVFSHKVRSGDWLGYTGKAVKDVVAIGVGGSNLGPQMVTEALSSYADDTLNVHYVSNVDGVQLAHVLDKVSPETTLFVISSKTFTTSETMTNARSSVAWFLESAQNEAEIAKHFVAVSTNLEKTRAFGIADENVFTMWDWVGGRFSLWSAIGLPIALYLGYDKFEAILEGAYEIDEHFKNASFEQNIPLIMALLSVWNTSFLGYQSQAILPYDQALHMLPAYLQQGEMESNGKHVTFAGQTVPYTTVPLIWGMTGINGQHAFYQCLHQGNVIVPADFIASVKPQRDVAKHHDILLSNFFAQTEALMAGVNEQQVRSDLAAKGKSEAEIERLLPHKIHEGNRPTTSMILDEVDAKAVGRLIALYEHKIFCQGIILEVCSFDQWGVELGKGLASAIESELTQDNVEHAHDSSTAGLIAYYKQNR
- the zwf gene encoding glucose-6-phosphate dehydrogenase, yielding MLNPFDIVIFGGGGDLALRKLLPAMYRAYQEGNLPEGSRVLPTVRAQEQREQYIATAEQALKSHLSEGEFNAKDWQAFAQFLLPVVVNVTEADDNWDVLKDILDADGEEKSRVFYLSLPPAVYGTCCELLSQKNLITENSRVVVEKPIGYCGKSAEEINGKIAQFFEENQIFRIDHYLGKETVQNLMALRFANALFENLWDAKSIDNIQISISETVGLESRAGFYDKAGALRDMVQNHLLQLLCLVAMESPSKLNANSIRAEKLKVLEALRPLVGEDVDDNVVRGQYVPGDLNGKLVPGYLEELGEGSSKTETFVAIKAHIDNWRWAGVPFYLRTGKRMKKRCAEIVVEYKPVSHNVYDPSVGPIQPNRLEIRLQPEESIQLTLMSKRLDNLEMQLQPVTLNIELSQQYSKGFHSDAYKRLMLDAAANNPALFIHRDEVRQAWKWIDPIVARWQEKGTPSLYRAGSWGPEAADELLEENNHAWFNVGEKS
- the pgl gene encoding 6-phosphogluconolactonase, with product MAQLTEAFFDSKEAMTAKLAELLSSTVSQAIEVDGRASMLVSGGSSPAPAYKHLSNLSLSWDNVTVAMVDERWVDADHEKSNEAFINSTLLQNEASKAAFVTMKNAEATAIAGQAQCERAYAELKAPFDITILGMGPDGHTASLFPHAEGLEQALQTSELVCAINAKQSEVTGSITERMSLTLSGIVNTKHAVLLISGDAKRAVYEEAKQPGSELDIPLRAVLNHPELKLSVFWCP
- a CDS encoding sodium-dependent transporter, translated to MSSVRGEFSSRFGFIMAAAGSAVGLGNIWGFPTQTASNGGAAFVLMYLILAFCLAYPALMAELVIGRHGQANAVSSLQKLGNNPVQKKFAFFVGFGGIICAGLILSFYAIVAGWMLSATFEPVANTVGATGAAQWLSEQSLLRDLSFTLAFVALTISIISKGVENGIEKWSKRLMPALLLILFSLIAYVLTQDGATTGLKAYLVPDFSSLLDPALLVSALGQAFFSLSLGTSVMIIYGSYISKQENLVSLGAYVTLIDVFIAFVAGLLIIPAMYVAQAQGVEIFSPTGQLLSEDTLVFQVLPALFEGMGSVGVFVGFAFFALMSIAALTSSISMLEAPVSYAVEKFALARTQATWIIGGIIATVSVTIILNFSTLFGLVVKLTTQFGQPLLGMLCCIFVGWIWHRQKLLKEIKTGHPEVASSLFWRIWPWYIKFVCPLAIALVFINSL